Proteins from a single region of Halichoerus grypus chromosome 13, mHalGry1.hap1.1, whole genome shotgun sequence:
- the LOC118543832 gene encoding 2'-5'-oligoadenylate synthase-like protein isoform X3 produces the protein MALTMELYGTPASRLDSFVAQWLQPHREQKEELLEAVWTVQKFLREEHFEGDCGLDQKVRVLKVLKVGSFGNGTALRNSLEVDLVVFLSCFHSFQQEAKHHRAILNLMRKKLWYCQDLLALGLEDVEIVQGVPDALVFTIQTRGTEEPITVTIVPAYRALEPSVSNSQPQPEVYVSVIEAHGYPGNFSPSFSELQRNFVKHRPTKLKSLLRLVKHWYLQSPSSSESWKIRQRTDVEARHINVEALDPRGRTLLHLAVSLGHLESARVLLRHKADVTKENREGWTVLHEAVSTGDPEMVYTVLQHRDYHNTSMALEGVPELLQKILEAPDFYVQMKWEFTSWGKPQNPREPPDGHSACDRTKGNRRV, from the exons ATGGCTCTGACCATGGAGCTGTATGGcacccctgcctccaggctgGACTCCTTCGTGGCTCAGTGGCTGCAGCCCCACCGGGAGCAGAAAGAAGAGCTTCTGGAGGCTGTGTGGACCGTGCAAAAATTCCTGAGGGAAGAGCACTTTGAGGGGGATTGTGGACTGGACCAGAAGGTGCGGGTGCTCAAGGTGCTCAAG GTAGGCTCCTTCGGGAACGGCACAGCGCTCAGGAATAGCTTGGAGGTGGACCTGGTGGTGTTCCTGAGCTGTTTCCACAGCTTCCAGCAAGAGGCCAAGCACCACCGAGCCATTCTGAATCTGATGCGGAAAAAGCTGTGGTATTGCCAGGATCTGCTGGCCCTTGGGCTCGAGGATGTGGAAATCGTCCAGGGAGTCCCCGATGCTCTCGTCTTCACCATCCAGACCAGGGGGACTGAGGAGCCCATCACTGTCACCATTGTGCCTGCCTACAGGGCCCTGG AGCCTTCTGTTTCCAACTCTCAGCCACAGCCTGAGGTCTATGTGAGTGTGATTGAGGCCCACGGTTACCCTGGAAATTTCTCCCCATCCTTCAGCGAGCTGCAGAGAAATTTCGTGAAACATCGGCCAACCAAGCTGAAGAGCCTCCTCCGCCTAGTAAAGCACTGGTACCTGCAG AGTCCCTCCAGTTCAGAATCGTGGAAAATAAGGCAGAGAACAGATGTGGAAGCGCGGCACATA AATGTGGAGGCCCTGGACCCACGAGGTCGAACCTTACTGCACCTTGCTGTTTCTTTGGGACATTTGGAATCTGCTAGAGTCTTGCTGCGACATAAAGCAGATGTTACAAAAGAAAATCGTGAGGGATGGACAG TTTTACATGAGGCTGTGAGCACCGGTGACCCCGAGATGGTGTACACCGTTCTTCAACATCGGGACTACCACAACACATCCATGGCCCTTGAAGGAGTTCCTGAGCTGCTCCAGAAGATTCTCGAG GCTCCGGATTTCTATGTGCAGATGAAATGGGAATTCACCAGCTGGG